One genomic window of Misgurnus anguillicaudatus chromosome 12, ASM2758022v2, whole genome shotgun sequence includes the following:
- the LOC129447346 gene encoding heat shock protein 30-like: MLSLHEFQPSLLTPFMRIHWPVCSLWPEIKPLYRHTDLLQEMKKLQHKISEEIQQMSNSEEIQPLTCTVQEKEGSGFALTLDTKDFSPEELSVKQVGRKLQVSGKTEKKQEDGKDSFSYRIQEFRRVFDLPEGVNPATVTCFMTDGKLYIQASVNQISETPERMLHIHCPQTVKTTQTETEKIQNNTTKTQKTDQQS, from the coding sequence ATGTTGAGCCTGCATGAATTTCAGCCTTCCCTCCTCACTCCATTCATGAGGATTCACTGGCCAGTGTGCAGTCTGTGGCCGGAGATCAAACCTCTTTACAGACACACTGACCTACTTCAGGAAATGAAGAAACTTCAGCACAAGATCTCTGAGGAGATCCAGCAAATGTCAAACTCTGAGGAGATCCAGCCGCTCACCTGTACAGTGCAGGAGAAAGAGGGAAGTGGCTTTGCGTTGACACTGGACACTAAAGACTTTTCCCCAGAAGAACTGTCAGTCAAACAGGTGGGCAGGAAGCTGCAGGTGAGCGGAAAGACAGAGAAGAAGCAGGAGGATGGGAAAGACTCGTTCTCGTACAGAATCCAAGAGTTCAGACGTGTGTTTGATCTGCCTGAAGGAGTGAATCCTGCGACAGTGACCTGCTTTATGACTGATGGAAAGCTCTACATACAGGCATCAGTCAATCAGATATCTGAAACACCTGAGAGGATGCTGCACATTCACTGCCCTCAAACTGTGAAgacaacacagacagagactgAAAAGATTCAAAACAACACCACTAAAACACAAAAGACTGATCAGCAATCTTAA
- the LOC129447342 gene encoding heat shock protein 30-like: MNLLVLINRQYKAERLTALESNLNTQPERDTARLRSKTTTEKTLKMLSLHGFQPSLLTPFMGIHWPVCSLWPEIKPLYRHTDLLQEIEKLQHKISEEIQQMSNSEEIQPLTCTVQEKEGSGFALTLDTKDFSPEELSVKQVGRKLQVSGKTEKKQEDGKDSYSYRIQEFRRVFDLPEGVNPETVTCSMTGGKLYIQASVNQISETPERMLHIHCPQTVKTTQTETEKIQNNTTETHKTDQQS; encoded by the coding sequence ATGAACTTGCTGGTGCTGATAAACAGGCAGTATAAAGCTGAGAGACTCACAGCACTCGAGTCAAACCTAAACACACAACCAGAGAGAGACACAGCGAGATTGAgaagcaaaacaacaacagagaAGACACTGAAAATGTTGAGCCTGCATGGATTTCAGCCTTCCCTCCTCACTCCATTCATGGGGATTCACTGGCCAGTCTGCAGTCTGTGGCCTGAGATCAAACCTCTTTACAGACACACTGACCTACTGCAGGAGATAGAGAAACTTCAGCACAAGATCTCTGAGGAGATCCAGCAAATGTCAAACTCTGAGGAGATCCAGCCGCTCACCTGTACAGTGCAGGAGAAAGAGGGAAGTGGCTTTGCTTTGACACTGGACACTAAAGACTTTTCCCCAGAAGAACTGTCAGTCAAACAGGTGGGCAGGAAGCTGCAGGTGAGCGGAAAGACAGAGAAGAAGCAGGAGGATGGGAAAGATTCATACTCGTACAGAATCCAAGAGTTCAGACGTGTGTTTGATCTGCCTGAAGGAGTGAATCCTGAGACAGTGACCTGCTCCATGACTGGTGGAAAGCTCTACATACAGGCATCAGTCAATCAGATATCTGAAACACCTGAGAGGATGCTGCACATTCACTGCCCTCAAACTGTGAAgacaacacagacagagactgAAAAGATTCAAAACAACACCACTGAAACACACAAGACTGATCAGCAATCTTAA
- the LOC129447339 gene encoding heat shock protein 30: MLSLHEFQPSLLTPFMRIHWPVCSLWPEIKPLYRHTDLLQEIKKLQHKISEEIQQMSNSEEIQPLTSTVQEKEGSGFALTLDTKDFSPEELSVKQVGRKLQVSGKTEKKQEDGKDSYSYRIQEFRRVFDLPEGVNPETVTCSMTDGKLYIQASVNQISETPERKLHIHCPQTVKTTQTETEKIQNNITETHKTDQQS, translated from the coding sequence ATGTTGAGCCTGCATGAATTTCAGCCTTCCCTCCTCACTCCATTCATGAGGATTCACTGGCCAGTCTGCAGTCTGTGGCCGGAGATCAAACCTCTTTACAGACACACTGACCTACTGCAGGAGATAAAGAAACTTCAGCACAAGATCTCTGAGGAGATCCAGCAAATGTCAAACTCTGAGGAGATCCAGCCGCTCACCTCTACAGTGCAGGAGAAAGAGGGAAGTGGCTTTGCGTTGACACTGGACACTAAAGACTTTTCCCCAGAAGAACTGTCAGTCAAACAGGTGGGCAGGAAGCTGCAGGTGAGCGGAAAGACAGAGAAGAAGCAGGAGGATGGGAAAGACTCGTACTCGTACAGAATCCAAGAGTTCAGACGTGTGTTTGATCTTCCTGAAGGAGTGAATCCTGAGACAGTGACCTGCTCCATGACTGATGGAAAGCTCTACATACAGGCATCAGTCAATCAGATATCTGAAACACCTGAGAGGAAGCTGCACATTCACTGCCCTCAAACTGTGAAgacaacacagacagagactgAAAAGATTCAAAACAACATCACTGAAACACACAAGACTGATCAGCAATCTTAA
- the LOC129447337 gene encoding heat shock protein 30-like: MLSLHGFQPSLLTPFMRIHWPVCSLWPEIKPLYRHTDLLQEMKKLQHKISEEIQQMSNSEEIQPLTCTVQEKEGSGFALTLDTKDFSPEELSVKQVGRKLQVSGKTEKKQEDGKDSYSYRIQEFRRVFDLPEGVNPETVTCSMTDGKLYIQASVNQISETPERMLHIHCPQTVKTTQTETEKIQNNITETHKTDQQS, from the coding sequence ATGTTGAGCCTTCATGGATTTCAGCCTTCCCTCCTCACTCCATTCATGAGGATTCACTGGCCAGTCTGCAGTCTGTGGCCGGAGATCAAACCTCTTTACAGACACACTGACCTACTGCAGGAGATGAAGAAACTTCAGCACAAGATCTCTGAGGAGATCCAGCAAATGTCAAACTCTGAGGAGATCCAGCCGCTCACCTGTACAGTGCAGGAGAAAGAGGGAAGTGGCTTTGCGTTAACACTGGACACTAAAGACTTTTCTCCAGAAGAACTGTCAGTCAAACAGGTGGGCAGGAAGCTGCAGGTGAGCGGAAAGACAGAGAAGAAGCAGGAGGATGGGAAAGACTCGTACTCGTACAGAATCCAAGAGTTCAGACGTGTGTTTGATCTGCCTGAAGGAGTGAATCCTGAGACAGTGACCTGCTCCATGACTGATGGAAAGCTCTACATACAGGCATCAGTCAATCAGATATCTGAAACACCTGAGAGGATGCTGCACATTCACTGCCCTCAAACTGTGAAgacaacacagacagagactgAAAAGATTCAAAACAACATCACTGAAACACACAAGACTGATCAGCAATCTTAA